One Vicia villosa cultivar HV-30 ecotype Madison, WI unplaced genomic scaffold, Vvil1.0 ctg.000041F_1_1_5, whole genome shotgun sequence DNA window includes the following coding sequences:
- the LOC131622745 gene encoding uncharacterized protein LOC131622745 → MLLSEYSTRWKMLLSEYDIQYVTQKAIKGSVLAEHLTHQPLEEYQSMKLDFPDEYVMLVRDYEIPSPKEGPEPGAIWTLTFDGASNVLGHGIGAVLTSPDNYQIPFIARLCFDCTNNIPEYEACILGLEAAIDIRIKILEVYGDSALVIHQVNKEWNTRDSKLIPYRDHILKLATEFERITFNHIPREENQMADALATLSSMFKVTWPNHEPRIIVTHFEEPAYYLAVEERPDDKPWFHDIKRYLERQEYPENTSTIDKKTLRWLAAKFFLSGDILYRQNYDLVLLRCVDEREAKEIIKEVHDGTF, encoded by the coding sequence atGCTATTGTCTGAATATTCCACCCGATGGAAAATGCTATTGTCTGAATATGACATCCAATATGTCACACAAAAGGCAATCAAAGGGAGTGTGCTGGCAGAACATCTCACTCATCAACCCCTCGAGGAATATCAGTCAATGAAACTTGACTTCCCTGATGAATATGTCATGTTGGTAAGAGATTATGAAATACCGAGTCCCAAAGAAGGACCTGAACCTGGGGCAATATGGACGCttacgttcgatggtgcatcaaatgtaCTGGGGCATGGAATAGGGGCAGTTTTGACATCTCCAGATAATTATCAAATACCTTTCATAGCAAGATTATGTTTTGACTGCACTAATAACATCcctgaatacgaagcatgtatccTGGGTCTAGAGGCTGCAATTGATAtaagaatcaagatccttgaaGTTTATGGTGACTCCGCACTAGTAATTCATCAGGTTAATAAGGAATGGAATACACGAGATTCCAAGCTAATCCCATATAGGGATCACATACTGAAGTTAGCAACTGAATTTGAAagaatcactttcaatcacattccTAGAGAAGAGAATCaaatggctgatgcattagcaaCACTTTCATCTATGTTTAAAGTAACATGGCCGAATCATGAACCACGAATAATAGTTACGCACTTTGAAGAGCCTGCCTATTATCTTGCTGTCGAAGAACGGCCTGACGACAAACCATGGTTTCAtgatatcaaaaggtacttggaaaGGCAAGAATACCCAGAGAATACATCCACGATTGACAAAAAGACATTGAGATGGCTGGCAGCGAAATTCTTCCTGAGTGGAGATATACTATATAGACAAAACTATGACTTAGTGCTACTAAGGTGTGTGGATGAAAGGGAAGCAAAGGAAATCATCAAAGAGGTTCATGATGGAACATTTTGA